A window from Sinanaerobacter sp. ZZT-01 encodes these proteins:
- a CDS encoding translation factor GTPase family protein, which produces MDKKLVIGILAHVDAGKTTLSESMLYLSGKIRKPGRVDNGSAYLDTYDIEKARGITIFSKQALFQMNDLKVTLLDTPGHIDFSAEMERTLQVLDYAVLLINGADGIQGHTKTLWHLLKRYQIPIFLFVNKMDREGIDKEELIEEIRKQLDERCLEFGIPSSNHFYEELALCEEGLMESYLRFGTIEMMQIRQAVKNRKVFPCYFGSALKLKGVETFMKGISDYAIAPKYSNEFGAKVFKISRDEQGVRLTHMKITGGNLQVKDRLVNPMWEEKVNQIRIYSGERFETVSEIEAGSICAVAGLNQAQAGDGLGFEAAANAPLLEAVLSYQMILPKECNPQVILPKLRQLEEEEPTLHIAWNEALQEIQVQIMGEVQIEILRNIIQDRFDVKVDFGEGKIVYKETIADVIEGVGHFEPLRHYAEVHLLLEPAARGSGLQFFTKCSEEILAGNWQRLILTHLKEKVHKGVLTGSPITDMKITLVSGKAHSKHTEGGDFREATYRAVRQGLKEAKSLLLEPFYSFQLELPERMIGRAMSDIEKMKGTSEILRTENGVTVLTGSAPVSLMQNYQKEVTAYTRGLGRLFCRLKSYDLCQNEAEVKERMDYDSERDLENPTGSVFCANGTGFLVQWDEVKKYMHVERFLSEKADVLKQERSQMQFEQKKGISLEEIKHIMQKTFYANQGKKSAWKREREKITRAEFEETIGLIGRKETDEEYLLVDGYNIIYAWPELKEIAEKNMDGARIELLDVLSNYQAMQQCKIIVVFDAYRVQGHREEMIDYHNIRMVYTREAQPADQYIEKFAFDNKGKYKITVATSDGLQQMIVRGAGSLLLSARELKLEIEAVNERMRQEYKKLNETSGNRLLDSLSSEMKEQIKGVLDEE; this is translated from the coding sequence ATGGATAAAAAATTAGTAATCGGAATATTAGCGCATGTAGATGCAGGAAAGACGACATTGTCAGAGAGTATGCTTTATCTCAGCGGGAAAATAAGAAAACCGGGACGAGTCGATAACGGCAGTGCGTATTTAGACACATATGATATAGAAAAAGCAAGAGGGATTACTATATTTTCTAAACAAGCCTTGTTTCAAATGAATGATCTAAAAGTTACGCTGCTGGATACTCCAGGCCATATAGATTTTTCAGCTGAAATGGAAAGAACGCTTCAAGTGCTGGATTATGCTGTATTACTGATAAACGGAGCCGATGGCATTCAAGGACACACTAAGACTTTATGGCATCTGTTGAAACGGTATCAAATCCCTATATTTTTGTTTGTCAATAAAATGGACAGGGAAGGCATCGATAAAGAGGAACTCATAGAAGAAATTAGAAAACAGTTAGATGAAAGATGCCTAGAGTTTGGAATCCCATCATCAAATCACTTTTATGAAGAATTGGCTCTGTGTGAGGAAGGACTGATGGAAAGCTATTTGAGGTTCGGAACAATTGAAATGATGCAGATAAGACAAGCAGTGAAGAACAGAAAAGTATTTCCTTGTTATTTTGGCTCTGCCTTAAAATTAAAAGGTGTGGAAACCTTTATGAAAGGCATCTCCGATTATGCGATTGCGCCAAAGTACTCAAATGAGTTTGGAGCTAAGGTTTTTAAAATATCTAGAGATGAACAGGGAGTACGCCTCACACATATGAAAATTACAGGTGGAAACCTTCAAGTAAAAGACCGATTGGTCAATCCTATGTGGGAAGAAAAGGTGAATCAAATCCGCATTTATTCGGGAGAAAGATTTGAGACCGTCAGTGAGATTGAAGCGGGTTCGATCTGTGCAGTAGCAGGACTGAATCAGGCACAAGCGGGAGATGGTCTAGGATTTGAAGCAGCAGCAAACGCACCGTTGCTGGAGGCCGTGCTTTCTTATCAGATGATACTTCCAAAGGAGTGTAATCCACAGGTTATTCTTCCGAAACTGCGTCAACTGGAAGAGGAGGAACCGACACTGCATATTGCTTGGAATGAGGCGTTACAAGAAATTCAGGTGCAGATAATGGGAGAGGTACAGATTGAAATTTTGCGGAATATCATTCAAGACCGCTTTGATGTTAAAGTGGATTTTGGAGAAGGGAAAATTGTATATAAGGAAACCATTGCGGATGTTATAGAAGGTGTTGGCCATTTTGAGCCGCTAAGGCATTATGCAGAGGTTCACCTATTATTAGAGCCGGCAGCACGAGGCAGTGGTTTACAGTTTTTTACAAAATGCAGTGAAGAAATTCTTGCAGGGAATTGGCAGAGACTTATTTTAACTCATTTAAAAGAAAAAGTGCATAAAGGGGTATTGACAGGCTCACCGATTACAGATATGAAGATAACCTTAGTATCGGGAAAAGCGCATAGTAAACACACAGAGGGAGGCGATTTTAGAGAAGCTACTTACCGTGCGGTCCGCCAAGGGTTAAAAGAAGCAAAATCCCTTTTACTGGAGCCTTTTTACAGTTTTCAGCTGGAGTTGCCTGAAAGAATGATAGGAAGAGCAATGTCAGACATTGAGAAGATGAAAGGAACGAGTGAAATTCTGCGTACAGAAAACGGAGTAACCGTTCTTACCGGCAGTGCACCTGTTTCTCTTATGCAAAATTATCAAAAAGAGGTCACGGCTTATACAAGGGGTCTCGGAAGACTGTTTTGCAGACTAAAGAGCTATGATCTATGTCAGAATGAAGCGGAGGTAAAGGAGAGGATGGATTATGATTCTGAGCGTGATCTTGAAAATCCAACCGGTTCTGTATTTTGTGCAAATGGTACGGGATTTTTGGTTCAATGGGATGAAGTAAAAAAATATATGCACGTAGAAAGATTCCTTTCAGAGAAAGCAGATGTATTGAAACAAGAGCGTTCACAAATGCAGTTTGAGCAGAAGAAGGGAATTAGCTTAGAAGAGATTAAGCATATCATGCAAAAAACTTTTTATGCCAATCAAGGGAAAAAATCGGCATGGAAACGAGAACGGGAAAAGATCACTCGTGCTGAGTTTGAAGAAACGATTGGATTGATCGGCAGGAAGGAAACAGACGAAGAATACCTCTTGGTAGATGGATATAATATCATTTATGCATGGCCTGAACTGAAAGAAATTGCAGAGAAAAATATGGACGGCGCAAGAATAGAACTTTTAGATGTGTTGAGCAATTATCAGGCAATGCAGCAATGTAAAATTATAGTTGTGTTTGATGCATACCGTGTCCAGGGGCATAGGGAAGAGATGATAGATTACCATAATATCCGTATGGTATATACAAGAGAAGCACAGCCAGCCGATCAGTATATTGAAAAATTTGCTTTTGATAACAAAGGGAAATATAAAATTACAGTGGCAACATCAGATGGTTTGCAGCAAATGATCGTAAGGGGAGCAGGCAGCCTTCTTTTATCTGCAAGAGAGCTAAAACTGGAGATTGAAGCAGTAAATGAGAGAATGAGACAGGAATATAAAAAATTAAATGAGACTTCCGGAAATCGTCTGCTGGATTCCTTATCTTCAGAAATGAAAGAACAGATAAAAGGAGTTTTAGATG
- a CDS encoding diguanylate cyclase domain-containing protein, protein MYNIKNNKLLAIVFTLLKIIEIQTAQDWKRTEGCVIKRRYTLLSIAIVSVLCFICIIFYLFSINRIGDIYISTTNEMIYSTKKDFLKNTVDNLISEIDLKRKRKTELFEKVVNQTYEMMQLKIYLTDSEFNEFVTNFFQNHPDYGFMTILVWNHTGNYAVYDSKNSAKNSWEDTLRSVSDDLCAYRTLSSEHETILLGVSKEYMDSLVKEEIADIIRNAKFDGGSYIWVNEIINYEGGTNYAIRRVHPNLLKTEGMYLSTNIRDIKGNLPYLEELEGVKKDGELFITYYFKEMDSAIISEKLAYAKLYKDYNWIIAMGVYLDDLQAVIDHTNEESKALASKITRILLLLFMIILILSYALIVLVEKLYYRHSKKMMEYEMNQDTLTKAENRRGGKAELTNALMQYRQDGAYFGIVMLDIDLFKNINDNYGHDAGDFVLIEIVKNIKCMIGESDHIIRWGGDEFILILKDLKEAQLIALCERILLSIADLKIQIQNKQVVVTLSMGISFFREDDLDFIEALERADKALYMSKTNGRNQISVVK, encoded by the coding sequence ATGTATAATATAAAGAATAATAAACTGTTAGCCATCGTTTTTACCTTATTAAAAATTATAGAAATACAAACCGCACAAGACTGGAAGAGAACGGAGGGATGTGTTATAAAGCGCAGATATACGTTGCTATCAATCGCAATTGTCAGTGTCTTATGTTTTATATGTATTATTTTTTACTTGTTTTCTATAAACAGAATCGGTGATATATACATCAGTACGACAAATGAAATGATTTATTCTACTAAAAAAGATTTTTTAAAAAACACCGTTGACAATTTAATCTCTGAAATTGATCTAAAAAGAAAAAGAAAAACCGAACTGTTTGAAAAAGTTGTGAATCAAACATATGAGATGATGCAACTTAAAATATATCTAACTGACAGCGAGTTTAATGAATTCGTGACCAATTTTTTTCAGAACCATCCAGATTATGGTTTTATGACGATCCTTGTATGGAACCATACTGGAAATTATGCAGTATATGATTCGAAAAATTCTGCCAAAAATTCATGGGAAGATACCTTGCGGAGCGTTTCTGATGATCTGTGTGCCTATCGAACGCTCTCAAGTGAACATGAAACGATCCTTTTGGGAGTCAGCAAGGAGTATATGGATAGTCTTGTTAAAGAAGAAATTGCCGATATCATTCGAAATGCAAAGTTTGATGGCGGTTCGTATATATGGGTAAATGAGATTATTAATTATGAAGGCGGAACCAATTATGCAATTCGAAGGGTGCATCCGAATCTACTGAAGACAGAGGGGATGTATCTCTCTACAAATATACGGGATATAAAAGGCAATTTACCATATTTGGAAGAGCTTGAAGGAGTTAAAAAAGATGGGGAGCTGTTTATTACTTATTACTTTAAAGAAATGGACAGTGCGATAATTTCTGAAAAATTGGCGTATGCAAAATTATATAAAGATTATAATTGGATTATTGCTATGGGCGTCTATTTAGATGATTTACAAGCTGTTATTGATCATACCAATGAAGAGAGCAAGGCACTTGCTTCAAAGATTACGAGGATACTGCTTTTATTGTTTATGATTATCCTGATTCTTAGCTACGCATTGATTGTTTTGGTTGAAAAACTCTACTATCGTCATTCAAAAAAAATGATGGAATATGAAATGAACCAAGATACTCTTACAAAAGCCGAAAATAGAAGAGGCGGTAAAGCGGAATTAACAAATGCTTTAATGCAGTATCGTCAAGATGGTGCTTATTTTGGTATTGTTATGCTGGATATAGATTTATTTAAAAATATAAACGATAATTATGGACATGACGCAGGTGATTTTGTTTTGATTGAAATAGTTAAAAACATAAAATGCATGATCGGGGAGTCGGACCATATTATACGATGGGGTGGAGATGAATTTATTTTAATTTTAAAGGATTTGAAAGAGGCGCAGCTGATTGCTCTATGTGAACGGATACTGTTATCAATTGCTGATTTAAAAATACAAATTCAAAATAAACAGGTCGTAGTTACGTTATCTATGGGCATCTCTTTTTTCAGAGAAGATGATTTGGACTTCATTGAAGCACTGGAGCGTGCAGATAAGGCGCTTTATATGTCAAAAACGAACGGGCGCAATCAGATTAGTGTGGTAAAGTAA
- a CDS encoding TetR/AcrR family transcriptional regulator: MAKQIKGVTDKLLFCAKEEFLEKGFKDASLRVIAENANTSTSSIYTRFKDKEGLFHAIVKLAADNFKQKFQEALDTFDQMSPVDWDKMMEFTDKHLESLLNIIYEDFIAFKLLVCHSEGTVFSDFIHEIVELEVTYTIKYIESIGNDAIMAKRLTPELLHILCSSYWSGIFEVVVHDMSKENASIYFNQLMRFFRCGWKDIFWATDSI, encoded by the coding sequence ATGGCAAAACAAATAAAAGGTGTTACGGATAAATTATTATTTTGTGCAAAGGAAGAGTTTTTGGAAAAAGGGTTTAAAGATGCTTCTCTCCGTGTCATTGCAGAAAATGCAAATACAAGTACGAGCTCCATCTACACCCGATTTAAGGATAAAGAAGGCTTATTTCATGCCATTGTAAAATTAGCAGCAGACAACTTTAAACAAAAATTTCAAGAAGCTCTTGATACATTTGATCAAATGTCCCCTGTAGACTGGGATAAAATGATGGAATTTACAGATAAGCATCTAGAATCTCTTCTAAATATAATCTACGAGGATTTCATTGCTTTCAAGTTACTCGTCTGTCATTCAGAAGGGACTGTATTCTCGGACTTCATACATGAGATTGTTGAACTTGAAGTAACATACACAATCAAGTATATTGAATCCATTGGAAATGATGCTATTATGGCAAAACGCCTCACTCCAGAGCTCCTGCACATTTTATGCAGCTCCTATTGGTCAGGTATTTTTGAGGTTGTTGTTCACGACATGAGTAAAGAGAATGCATCCATATACTTCAATCAGCTGATGCGGTTTTTCCGCTGTGGATGGAAAGATATTTTCTGGGCAACTGATTCCATTTAA
- a CDS encoding MATE family efflux transporter produces the protein MKQIVDTRTKLLTEKPFHLMVSLSLPGIIGMLVIGLYNFMDAVFVGQMISPQAMGAVTVAYPFTLVNNAIATLLGVGSASILSRAIGEKDQKTIDKIMGNLIMSVLILSTLVTILGMIFTRQILLISGAQGEILENATEYLRIIFIGSIFVNFAQSANMVMRGEGLLKRSMMIMGIGAMLNLLLDPIMIHLTQNVSGAAYATVIAQVIQAFITIWYFLKKSKNVRIHAIRLDKRLMSEVLSVGVSAMLMQLMQLIQQTLMYNTAASYGGDEWQIILGACLRIQAFAFIPLWGISQGFQPAAGTNYGAKEYLRVKKLTKTFILGTFVFSLLFYLPVMAFPKAMLSMFITETNTVLLGVSSLRLFFSTYILLGVMILSITLFQSLGKGGIAAALTLLRQIVFFIPLALVLPKIGGLGISGVFLAPVLTDVGVLALSSILIIKEFNKMSHLEHKLSASA, from the coding sequence ATGAAACAAATAGTAGATACTAGAACAAAACTGCTCACTGAAAAACCATTTCATCTAATGGTTTCACTCAGTCTTCCCGGCATCATCGGCATGCTTGTAATTGGTCTGTATAATTTTATGGACGCCGTTTTTGTCGGCCAAATGATTTCACCACAAGCAATGGGTGCAGTAACGGTTGCCTACCCATTCACATTGGTAAATAACGCAATTGCTACCTTGCTGGGCGTCGGGTCTGCTTCTATATTATCCAGAGCCATTGGTGAAAAAGACCAAAAAACAATTGATAAAATTATGGGTAATCTCATTATGAGTGTGCTGATTCTCTCTACTTTAGTCACCATATTAGGAATGATATTCACTCGTCAAATTTTACTAATCTCCGGTGCTCAGGGTGAAATCCTTGAAAACGCTACCGAATATCTACGCATTATTTTTATCGGTTCCATCTTTGTTAACTTTGCACAATCCGCAAATATGGTTATGCGAGGAGAAGGCCTTTTGAAACGTTCTATGATGATTATGGGAATCGGCGCTATGCTAAATCTTTTATTAGACCCTATTATGATTCATCTCACACAAAATGTTTCCGGTGCTGCTTATGCAACCGTTATCGCACAAGTAATACAAGCATTTATCACAATCTGGTATTTTCTAAAGAAAAGTAAAAATGTGCGTATCCACGCAATTCGTCTGGATAAAAGATTGATGTCAGAAGTACTTTCCGTAGGCGTCTCAGCCATGCTTATGCAGCTCATGCAGCTGATTCAGCAGACGCTTATGTACAACACTGCTGCAAGCTATGGCGGTGACGAATGGCAAATCATCTTAGGAGCCTGCCTAAGAATCCAAGCATTCGCTTTTATCCCTCTTTGGGGAATCAGTCAAGGGTTTCAACCTGCTGCTGGCACAAATTACGGAGCAAAAGAATATCTTCGTGTTAAAAAGCTTACAAAAACATTTATTTTAGGGACATTCGTTTTTTCCCTGCTCTTTTATTTGCCTGTCATGGCCTTTCCAAAAGCTATGTTGTCCATGTTTATTACAGAGACAAATACCGTTTTGCTGGGCGTCAGCAGCCTTCGTTTGTTCTTTTCCACCTATATACTGCTTGGCGTTATGATTTTATCGATTACGCTCTTCCAGTCTCTAGGCAAAGGCGGAATTGCTGCAGCACTGACTTTACTCCGTCAAATCGTATTTTTCATTCCGCTTGCCCTCGTCCTTCCTAAAATCGGAGGGCTAGGAATTTCAGGTGTATTTTTAGCTCCGGTACTTACAGATGTTGGAGTATTAGCGCTTTCCTCCATACTAATTATTAAAGAGTTTAACAAAATGAGCCATCTGGAGCATAAGCTGTCCGCATCTGCTTAA
- a CDS encoding metal-dependent transcriptional regulator — MEKLTFTMENYLEAIYELSKQGSGARVSDIAERMSVTKASTNSAMSTLAEKGLITNEKYREIFLTPKGYKIAEFTAQKHKVIQEFLINILNVDPGIATEDACAIEHVISSNSISAMQEYMKQNK; from the coding sequence ATGGAAAAACTTACATTTACAATGGAAAATTATCTTGAGGCCATTTATGAACTATCCAAACAAGGTTCCGGAGCGCGCGTATCGGATATTGCAGAACGAATGTCTGTGACGAAAGCCAGTACTAACAGCGCGATGTCGACGCTCGCTGAAAAGGGACTGATTACCAATGAAAAATACAGGGAGATATTTCTCACTCCAAAGGGCTATAAAATAGCAGAATTTACAGCACAAAAGCATAAGGTCATACAAGAATTCCTAATCAATATATTGAATGTAGATCCGGGCATCGCAACAGAAGACGCCTGTGCCATAGAACATGTAATCAGCAGCAACTCCATTTCAGCAATGCAGGAATATATGAAGCAAAACAAATAA
- a CDS encoding IS3 family transposase (programmed frameshift) yields MSRRRKFSDEDRMKAVTMVIEQHLSKKEVALLYNTDVSVIKRWVSYYEALGIEGIVSKAQYYDGNFKVKVIEYMHENGLSIRQTARKFNIPQHPTVSKWERIYYEEGPAALSQERRGRCKNMDTKKQAKPKQMNEQTKEDLIAEVQRLRMENDYLKKLNGLSSGKNCPREWEIATVIDELRRIHKLTDLLTFAKMPRSTFYYYLKRMKQQNKYAEVEECIKRIFHDNKGRYGYRRITLEMKNQGYNINHKTVLKLMNRNGIKCKIRKVKYRSYKGEVGEVAPNLLQRNFKANKPNQKWVTDVTEFSLHGEKVYLSPILDLYNGEIISYNISRSPNFSQTMDMLDKAFKKIPNNIDLLLHSDQGWQYQMKKYQFRLKEKGIKQSMSRKGNCLDNSVMENFFGILKTEMFYKHKFESTEHFILELESYIYYYNNRRIKSKLKGLSPVQYRIQSLKIA; encoded by the exons ATGTCTAGAAGAAGGAAGTTCTCTGATGAGGATCGCATGAAAGCAGTAACCATGGTTATTGAGCAACATCTGTCAAAGAAAGAAGTAGCACTACTATATAATACAGATGTATCTGTCATTAAAAGGTGGGTTAGCTATTATGAAGCCTTAGGAATTGAAGGAATTGTTTCAAAAGCCCAATATTATGATGGAAATTTTAAGGTTAAGGTTATAGAATATATGCATGAAAACGGTCTTTCAATAAGACAAACAGCTAGAAAGTTCAACATCCCGCAACATCCTACTGTTAGCAAATGGGAACGTATATATTACGAGGAGGGACCTGCTGCTCTTAGCCAAGAGCGTAGAGGTCGTTGTAAAAACATGGATACTAAAAAACAAGCAAAACCAAAACAGATGAATGAGCAGACAAAAGAAGATCTTATTGCAGAAGTTCAGCGTTTACGTATGGAGAATGATTACCTAAAAAAATTAAATG GCCTTAGTTCAGGAAAGAATTGCCCGAGAGAATGGGAAATAGCTACCGTCATTGATGAATTAAGGCGGATACACAAATTGACGGATTTGTTGACATTCGCAAAAATGCCAAGGAGTACATTTTACTATTATCTAAAGCGTATGAAACAACAGAACAAATATGCTGAGGTAGAAGAATGTATTAAGCGAATTTTTCATGATAATAAAGGAAGATACGGTTACCGACGAATTACACTTGAGATGAAAAATCAAGGGTATAACATTAATCATAAAACAGTTTTAAAACTAATGAATAGAAATGGTATTAAATGTAAAATAAGAAAAGTAAAATATCGCTCCTACAAAGGTGAAGTTGGAGAAGTAGCACCAAACCTTCTACAGCGAAACTTTAAAGCTAATAAGCCAAATCAAAAGTGGGTAACAGATGTAACAGAATTTTCGTTACATGGAGAGAAAGTATATTTATCACCAATTCTAGATTTATACAATGGTGAAATCATTAGTTACAACATATCTAGAAGCCCTAATTTTAGTCAAACAATGGATATGCTAGATAAAGCGTTTAAAAAAATACCTAATAATATAGACCTTCTTCTGCATTCTGACCAAGGTTGGCAATATCAGATGAAAAAATATCAATTTAGATTAAAAGAAAAAGGCATTAAGCAAAGTATGTCCAGAAAAGGAAATTGTCTGGATAATTCAGTCATGGAGAATTTCTTTGGCATATTAAAGACAGAAATGTTTTACAAACATAAATTTGAAAGCACAGAACATTTTATTTTAGAGCTTGAAAGTTACATATACTATTACAATAACAGACGGATTAAAAGTAAATTAAAAGGACTAAGTCCTGTACAGTACAGGATTCAGTCCCTAAAGATTGCATAA
- the cysK gene encoding cysteine synthase A yields the protein MIHDNILDAVGHTPMIRLMHMPDPDGADVLVKFEGLNVGGSIKTRTAYNMILTAERQGFIKEDTIIVEPTSGNQGIGLALIGAVKGYRTIIIMPDSVSEERRKLVKHYGAEVILIHDAGDIGACIEECLATALKMQKENPKVFVPQQFENPANPMVHKYQTGIEILEQVEGPIHGFCSGVGTGGTISGIGEVLKAQNPEIEIWAVEPENAAILAGGTVGTHLQMGIGDGVIPKNLNQSIYDHLYMVSDFEAIQTSKDLAKKEGLMCGISSGTNVAAALTLAKKLGKGKTVVTVLPDTAERYFSTPLFEE from the coding sequence ATGATACACGATAATATTCTTGATGCTGTTGGCCATACGCCAATGATTCGGCTGATGCATATGCCTGATCCTGACGGCGCAGATGTGCTTGTTAAATTTGAAGGTCTAAATGTGGGCGGTTCAATTAAAACAAGAACAGCGTATAATATGATTCTGACAGCGGAGCGTCAAGGATTTATTAAAGAGGACACGATTATTGTGGAACCGACCAGTGGCAATCAAGGAATTGGTCTTGCACTGATTGGTGCAGTAAAAGGTTATCGAACAATTATTATAATGCCGGATTCAGTTAGCGAAGAACGTAGAAAGCTTGTTAAGCACTATGGTGCAGAGGTGATTTTAATTCATGATGCGGGTGACATCGGAGCTTGCATTGAAGAATGCTTGGCTACGGCTTTGAAAATGCAAAAAGAAAACCCAAAAGTATTTGTTCCTCAGCAGTTCGAGAATCCGGCGAATCCTATGGTTCACAAATATCAGACTGGTATAGAGATTCTAGAGCAGGTAGAAGGTCCCATCCATGGATTTTGTTCGGGAGTAGGGACTGGAGGTACGATTTCAGGTATTGGAGAAGTGTTAAAAGCACAGAATCCGGAAATTGAAATTTGGGCAGTAGAGCCGGAAAATGCAGCAATTCTGGCAGGAGGAACGGTTGGTACTCATCTGCAAATGGGTATTGGTGACGGTGTGATTCCGAAAAACTTGAATCAGAGCATCTATGACCACCTATATATGGTTTCAGATTTTGAAGCAATTCAGACATCGAAAGATTTGGCTAAAAAGGAAGGTCTTATGTGCGGGATTTCCAGTGGAACTAACGTAGCGGCAGCACTCACTTTAGCTAAGAAATTGGGTAAGGGGAAAACAGTGGTTACGGTACTACCGGATACAGCAGAGCGGTATTTTAGCACACCTTTATTTGAAGAATAA
- a CDS encoding metal-dependent transcriptional regulator: MFHLTFSMQNYIRTIHELSYGNMGIRVSDIAETLDISKASVCVAMRNLEKSGLVDRDENRLVYLTDEGLQQAVLIVDKLNIIKCFLIEKLHINEATAEQDAFEMENVVSHETLCSMCRKLNYASRKYGCKGKCCVHAENCSKENCSKEDCKEG, from the coding sequence GTGTTTCATCTTACATTTTCCATGCAAAATTATATTCGGACAATTCATGAATTATCTTATGGTAATATGGGGATTCGTGTGTCAGATATTGCGGAAACGCTTGATATTTCGAAAGCAAGTGTTTGTGTGGCAATGAGAAATTTAGAAAAAAGCGGGCTTGTGGACAGGGATGAGAATCGGCTGGTATATCTTACCGATGAAGGCTTGCAGCAGGCAGTGTTAATTGTAGACAAGTTAAATATTATAAAATGCTTCTTAATTGAAAAACTTCATATTAATGAAGCGACAGCAGAGCAGGATGCTTTTGAAATGGAGAATGTAGTGAGCCACGAAACGCTTTGCTCCATGTGCAGAAAATTAAACTATGCATCGAGGAAGTATGGCTGTAAAGGAAAATGCTGTGTACATGCGGAGAACTGTTCGAAAGAGAATTGTTCGAAAGAGGATTGTAAAGAAGGATAA
- a CDS encoding sodium-dependent transporter, which produces MKQKKQVEAAGNGTFGSKWGFVLACVGSAVGLGNIWLFPYRLGQYGGAAFLIPYLLFIFLFGYVGLSAEFGIGRMARTGTLGAYETCWKDAKFPGGGKLGWIPLIGSLGIATGYAIIIGWVLRSLFGSLSGDLFQMQSGAYFSQATGNFGSIFWHIIILSIALLILFTDSVVRIERVSKILMPVFFLLFTFLAVRVFFLQGALEGYRFLFIPKWESLLQLETWVMAMGQAFFTLSITGSGMIVYGAYLDRKEDIVKASLQTSVFDTLAALLSALAIMPAVFAFGIQPTAGPSLMFLVIPDIFRQIAFGRVFACIFFFSVLLAGITSLINMFEAVIESLQHKHKISRKTAAFISVALSFVIGVFLENEVNVGKFMDFITILVVPFGAVFGAVSIYYILGMNKIEDELNCGRTKKLPKHYAVVAKYVYVPITILIFILGIIYKGIG; this is translated from the coding sequence ATGAAACAGAAGAAACAAGTAGAAGCAGCTGGAAACGGAACTTTTGGAAGCAAGTGGGGTTTTGTACTTGCATGTGTCGGTTCAGCGGTAGGATTAGGAAATATATGGCTCTTCCCGTATCGGCTTGGTCAATATGGGGGAGCGGCATTTTTAATTCCGTATCTGCTTTTTATTTTTTTATTTGGATACGTTGGCCTGTCAGCAGAGTTTGGAATTGGAAGGATGGCTCGAACGGGAACCTTAGGGGCATATGAGACTTGCTGGAAGGATGCAAAATTTCCGGGCGGTGGAAAATTAGGATGGATTCCTTTAATCGGTTCTCTTGGAATTGCGACTGGCTATGCAATTATAATTGGGTGGGTGCTACGTTCGTTATTTGGTTCTTTGTCAGGAGATTTATTTCAGATGCAGAGCGGAGCGTATTTTTCGCAGGCTACAGGGAACTTCGGAAGTATTTTTTGGCATATAATTATTCTAAGTATTGCGTTGCTTATTTTATTTACGGATTCGGTAGTGAGAATTGAACGTGTCAGCAAAATACTGATGCCGGTGTTTTTTCTGCTCTTTACTTTCTTAGCGGTTAGGGTGTTTTTTTTACAGGGAGCATTGGAAGGGTACCGATTTTTATTTATTCCGAAGTGGGAGTCCTTATTGCAGCTTGAAACGTGGGTTATGGCAATGGGGCAGGCCTTTTTCACGCTATCCATTACTGGATCGGGTATGATTGTTTACGGAGCTTACCTTGATAGAAAAGAAGATATAGTAAAGGCTTCACTGCAGACTTCGGTATTTGATACATTAGCAGCTTTACTGTCAGCCCTTGCAATTATGCCGGCTGTTTTTGCGTTCGGGATTCAGCCGACCGCTGGTCCTTCTTTAATGTTTTTAGTAATACCAGATATTTTCAGACAGATTGCGTTCGGAAGAGTGTTTGCCTGCATCTTCTTTTTCTCCGTGCTTCTGGCTGGAATCACTTCACTAATCAACATGTTTGAAGCAGTTATTGAGAGCTTGCAGCATAAGCATAAGATATCAAGAAAGACAGCGGCCTTTATCAGTGTAGCCCTATCTTTTGTGATTGGTGTATTTTTAGAAAATGAAGTAAACGTCGGAAAGTTTATGGACTTTATTACTATCCTAGTCGTCCCGTTTGGTGCGGTTTTCGGTGCAGTATCTATTTATTATATCTTAGGTATGAATAAAATTGAGGATGAATTGAACTGCGGGAGAACAAAGAAATTACCAAAACACTATGCAGTGGTTGCAAAGTACGTTTACGTACCAATCACAATTCTGATTTTCATTTTAGGGATCATCTATAAAGGAATTGGCTGA